A single Parabacteroides timonensis DNA region contains:
- the folB gene encoding dihydroneopterin aldolase: protein MTVQIELETMKFYAWHGVSPQETRVGNTFVVNLLLTAPLEKALASDDLDDTINYAEVYEIVKGEMAIPSKLLEHVAGRILHALKRAFPQLLAVKLKLSKLNPPFGGDVYSASVILEETYS from the coding sequence ATGACAGTACAAATAGAACTGGAAACCATGAAATTCTATGCCTGGCATGGAGTGTCGCCTCAGGAGACACGTGTCGGGAACACATTTGTCGTGAATCTTCTTCTGACGGCACCTCTTGAAAAAGCATTGGCCAGCGATGATTTGGACGATACAATAAATTATGCCGAAGTATATGAGATCGTGAAAGGAGAAATGGCCATTCCGTCGAAGCTGCTCGAACATGTAGCCGGACGAATCCTGCATGCGCTCAAAAGAGCATTTCCCCAACTGTTGGCTGTTAAGTTGAAACTCTCGAAGCTGAACCCTCCTTTTGGCGGCGATGTTTATAGTGCCTCCGTAATTCTGGAAGAAACGTACAGTTAG
- a CDS encoding DUF4469 domain-containing protein, with protein sequence MATNEPRKRSIVATLVANMLTEREDDFTANVTYVANRSIEDLCNIAASGKSKFTASELLAAHNDLKTTAKEELYSGSTVEFGLTNNSLGIDGPFIGPKAKFDPAKNNVTLRSTPIKEVKTDMKGINVIVGEVVEGLPTVTKLTDVFSGSINAKITPGNTLNGEGKRVKIVGTGGNTVGFFFINSETEAETAVPMTAVSRNDPSYFSFIIPALADGKYYLEIASQYGGNTKQLLKDVRRNRFPYLLTVGDTGEDDRPVIE encoded by the coding sequence ATGGCAACAAATGAACCCAGAAAGCGAAGTATCGTTGCTACCTTGGTAGCTAACATGCTGACGGAGCGTGAAGACGACTTCACTGCTAACGTCACTTACGTGGCAAATCGCTCTATTGAAGATCTCTGCAATATTGCAGCAAGTGGTAAAAGTAAGTTTACAGCGTCCGAATTACTGGCAGCTCACAACGATTTGAAGACCACTGCCAAAGAAGAATTGTACTCCGGTTCTACTGTAGAATTCGGTTTGACAAACAACTCGCTCGGAATAGACGGTCCCTTCATTGGCCCGAAAGCCAAATTCGATCCGGCAAAGAATAATGTAACCCTTCGCAGCACGCCTATTAAAGAAGTGAAAACGGATATGAAAGGTATCAACGTGATCGTAGGTGAAGTAGTGGAAGGCCTTCCGACCGTCACTAAACTGACTGATGTATTCTCTGGTTCTATAAATGCTAAAATCACCCCGGGCAACACTCTCAACGGTGAAGGTAAGCGCGTCAAGATAGTGGGAACTGGAGGTAACACCGTAGGTTTCTTCTTTATCAACTCAGAAACCGAAGCAGAAACAGCCGTTCCGATGACAGCCGTTTCGCGTAATGATCCTTCTTATTTCTCTTTCATTATCCCGGCATTGGCCGATGGTAAATACTATTTGGAAATAGCTTCCCAATATGGCGGCAACACCAAACAATTGTTGAAAGACGTACGCCGTAACCGTTTCCCTTACCTGCTGACAGTGGGGGATACCGGCGAGGATGACCGCCCTGTAATTGAATGA
- a CDS encoding monomeric [FeFe] hydrogenase yields MAFTNNVMIVRHGLMAKLVKLWKENRLLDEIDRLPIELSPRKSKVIGRCCVHKERAVWKYKTLPLLGFDMQDEIDELTPLSEYAKRALLRPENKKDNLMCVVDEACSSCVQVNYEITNLCRGCVARSCYMNCPKDAIQFKKNGQARIDHDTCISCGKCHQNCPYHAIVYIPIPCEEVCPVKAISKDEYGVEHIDESKCIYCGKCINACPFGAIFEISQVFDILQRLRNKEQMVAIVAPSILAQFSAPVESVYGAIKAMGFTEIVEVAQGAMETTRREAEELKEKLEEGQPFMTTSCCPSYVQLAEKHIPDLKKYISTTGSPMYYTARLVKEKYPDCKIVFIGPCVAKRKEVKMDPAVDFTLTFEEIGSILEGLDIKVEEAKPFSVLFNSVREAHGFAQSGGVINAVKVYLKEEQVNAVQVANLTKKNVALLRAYAKTGKAPAQFIEVMACEGGCVTGPCIHADKVTGQKQLMKELTKY; encoded by the coding sequence ATGGCATTTACCAACAACGTAATGATTGTCCGCCACGGCTTGATGGCGAAGTTAGTTAAACTTTGGAAAGAAAACCGTTTGCTCGACGAGATCGATCGTCTGCCCATAGAATTGAGTCCCCGTAAATCGAAAGTAATAGGCCGCTGCTGCGTGCATAAGGAGCGTGCCGTATGGAAATATAAGACGCTTCCCCTGTTGGGCTTCGATATGCAGGACGAGATAGACGAACTGACACCTTTGTCGGAATATGCCAAACGCGCCTTGCTTCGTCCGGAGAATAAGAAAGATAACCTGATGTGCGTAGTCGACGAAGCCTGTTCGTCCTGTGTACAGGTTAACTATGAGATTACGAACCTTTGCCGTGGCTGTGTGGCACGTAGCTGTTATATGAACTGTCCGAAAGACGCTATCCAGTTCAAGAAGAACGGACAGGCCCGGATCGACCACGATACCTGTATCAGTTGTGGTAAGTGTCATCAGAACTGTCCTTACCATGCTATCGTATATATTCCTATCCCCTGTGAAGAGGTTTGTCCGGTGAAAGCGATCAGCAAAGATGAATACGGTGTGGAACATATCGACGAGTCTAAATGTATTTACTGCGGTAAATGTATCAATGCCTGTCCGTTTGGGGCGATCTTCGAGATATCCCAGGTGTTCGATATCCTGCAACGTTTGCGCAATAAGGAGCAGATGGTCGCTATTGTGGCTCCTTCCATCCTGGCACAGTTCAGTGCACCGGTAGAAAGTGTATATGGAGCGATCAAGGCGATGGGATTTACGGAGATTGTGGAAGTCGCTCAGGGAGCGATGGAGACTACCCGTCGTGAAGCAGAAGAACTGAAAGAAAAACTGGAGGAAGGGCAACCTTTCATGACAACCAGTTGTTGTCCCTCATACGTTCAGCTAGCCGAAAAACACATCCCGGATCTGAAGAAATATATCTCTACCACAGGCTCTCCGATGTATTATACGGCACGCCTTGTCAAAGAGAAATATCCTGATTGCAAGATCGTATTTATCGGCCCGTGCGTAGCCAAACGTAAGGAGGTGAAGATGGATCCGGCTGTCGATTTCACATTGACATTCGAAGAGATCGGCTCTATTCTGGAAGGACTCGACATCAAAGTGGAGGAAGCAAAGCCTTTCTCTGTCCTTTTCAACTCTGTGCGTGAAGCGCATGGCTTCGCCCAGAGCGGTGGTGTGATCAACGCTGTGAAAGTCTACTTGAAAGAGGAACAGGTGAACGCCGTACAGGTAGCCAACCTGACAAAAAAGAACGTCGCCTTGCTTCGTGCCTACGCCAAAACAGGCAAAGCTCCGGCACAGTTTATCGAGGTCATGGCCTGTGAAGGCGGTTGTGTAACCGGCCCTTGTATCCATGCCGATAAAGTAACCGGACAGAAGCAATTGATGAAGGAACTTACTAAATACTAA
- a CDS encoding 4-alpha-glucanotransferase: MKVTFNINFHTIWGQKLCVVGSIPELGSWEPALAKEMNYKGDGNWQLELDLELTSPQQTIEYRYFLSINDKQVFEEWEKNHQVTFEGHANHYTLYDYWQIRPNNLAFYSSAFTKSLFAHPCNTYERVVKSGKRLTIKISAPRVEKNQSVAITGNQECLGNWHPDKALILSCDTFPDWHIDLDANDIVYPLEYKFLVYDNDKHQPLYWEEDENRKLDLPPQDFGETVIVSGLYFRDNLPLWRCAGTVIPVFSLRSEQGFGVGDLGDLRMLVDWAKKTRQRIIQVLPMNDTTMSHTKGDSYPYSAISIYALHPMYISLPSMGELKDAGRVAFYREKQEDLNAKDAVDYEEAVKYKLAYCREFFSQEGSAIMASPEYQEFFAQSQSWLVPYAAYSYLRDKYKTSDFTNWGNNATYNKSQIRELCSEDSGAYPEISFYYFLQFILHTQFKSVSDYARKNGIVLKGDLPIGVNRTSIDAWTEPQYFNMNGQAGAPPDDFSVNGQNWMFPTYNWETMEKDNYSWWKRRFHKMSDYFDSFRIDHILGFFRIWEVPLDYVQGLCGHFNPALPLTKEEIEQYGFTFNEARFTTPHINRKFLPELFGILAEEVEGTYLAQSSSNHFVLKSFCDTQRKIEALFAGKTDEASLRLKEGLFSIANEVLFLRDPQEKDKFHPRISASQSYMYSELSTSDRYAFDQLYWEFFYHRHNDYWKTQAFNRLTPLVASTNMLVCGEDLGMIPESVPDVMNKLQILSLEIERMPKTPQREFTDMFNLPYHSVCTTSTHDMTPLRNWWHEDREKIQRYYNEVLLHEGTAPEDCTEELATQIVTNHLATNSMLTIIPMQDWFAIDDSVKRKDFEAERINVPSNSNHYWCYRMHITLEKLIETDSLNNKIAELIRKSGRR, encoded by the coding sequence ATGAAAGTCACCTTTAATATCAACTTCCATACCATTTGGGGGCAGAAGTTATGTGTAGTAGGATCTATTCCGGAGCTTGGCTCATGGGAGCCTGCTTTGGCAAAGGAAATGAACTACAAAGGGGATGGAAACTGGCAGCTTGAGCTGGATCTGGAACTTACATCGCCTCAGCAGACTATAGAATATCGTTACTTTTTAAGTATAAATGATAAGCAGGTATTTGAAGAATGGGAGAAAAACCATCAGGTTACATTTGAAGGACATGCCAATCATTACACCTTGTATGACTATTGGCAGATACGTCCTAATAATCTGGCCTTCTATTCTTCTGCTTTCACGAAAAGTCTGTTTGCCCATCCATGTAATACGTATGAACGGGTTGTCAAAAGCGGAAAGAGGCTGACTATTAAAATCTCGGCCCCGCGTGTGGAGAAGAACCAAAGTGTTGCCATCACCGGTAATCAGGAATGTCTGGGAAACTGGCATCCCGATAAAGCTTTGATCCTAAGTTGCGACACCTTCCCCGATTGGCATATCGACCTGGATGCGAATGATATAGTCTATCCGCTGGAATACAAATTCCTTGTCTATGATAACGATAAGCATCAGCCTTTATACTGGGAAGAAGACGAGAACCGGAAACTAGACCTGCCTCCGCAGGATTTTGGAGAAACCGTCATTGTCTCCGGACTTTATTTCCGCGATAATCTTCCTTTATGGCGGTGTGCGGGTACAGTGATCCCGGTATTTTCTCTCCGTTCCGAACAAGGATTTGGAGTTGGCGATCTCGGGGATCTGCGTATGCTGGTCGACTGGGCAAAGAAAACCCGCCAGCGTATCATACAGGTTTTACCGATGAATGATACGACAATGAGTCATACCAAAGGAGACTCTTATCCGTACAGTGCAATCTCAATTTATGCACTTCACCCCATGTATATCAGTCTGCCTTCGATGGGAGAACTGAAGGATGCAGGAAGAGTTGCTTTCTACAGGGAAAAGCAGGAAGATCTGAATGCGAAGGACGCTGTCGACTATGAAGAAGCAGTAAAATATAAATTGGCTTATTGTCGGGAATTCTTTAGTCAGGAAGGTTCTGCTATTATGGCCAGTCCCGAATATCAGGAATTCTTTGCTCAAAGTCAATCCTGGTTAGTGCCGTATGCCGCATACAGTTATCTTCGTGATAAATATAAGACTTCCGACTTTACAAACTGGGGAAATAATGCGACGTACAACAAGTCGCAGATACGTGAACTTTGTTCGGAAGATAGCGGCGCTTATCCTGAAATATCTTTTTATTATTTCCTGCAATTCATTTTGCATACGCAATTTAAATCTGTATCCGACTATGCCCGTAAGAACGGAATAGTCCTGAAAGGCGACCTGCCGATCGGGGTGAACCGTACCAGTATCGACGCCTGGACAGAACCGCAGTATTTTAATATGAACGGTCAGGCCGGTGCACCTCCCGATGATTTCTCCGTTAACGGTCAGAACTGGATGTTCCCGACCTATAACTGGGAAACAATGGAGAAAGATAATTATTCCTGGTGGAAACGGCGTTTTCATAAGATGAGTGATTACTTCGATAGTTTCCGTATTGATCATATACTAGGCTTTTTCCGTATATGGGAAGTGCCGTTGGATTATGTACAGGGATTGTGCGGTCATTTCAATCCAGCTCTCCCTCTGACAAAAGAGGAGATCGAACAGTATGGATTTACTTTCAATGAAGCCCGTTTCACCACTCCTCATATAAACCGTAAATTCCTTCCGGAATTATTCGGTATTCTGGCTGAAGAGGTGGAAGGAACTTATCTGGCCCAATCCTCTTCCAATCATTTTGTACTGAAATCTTTCTGTGATACACAGCGGAAGATCGAAGCATTGTTTGCCGGAAAGACCGATGAAGCTTCTTTGCGTTTAAAGGAGGGACTGTTCTCGATTGCCAATGAAGTATTGTTCCTGCGCGATCCGCAGGAGAAAGATAAATTCCATCCCCGCATTTCGGCCAGTCAGTCATATATGTACAGCGAACTGAGCACATCCGACCGATATGCATTCGATCAGTTATACTGGGAGTTTTTCTATCATCGTCATAACGATTACTGGAAGACACAGGCCTTTAATCGTCTGACCCCTCTGGTGGCAAGTACGAATATGTTGGTGTGTGGTGAAGACCTGGGTATGATTCCCGAGTCTGTTCCTGATGTAATGAATAAACTACAGATACTCAGCCTGGAGATTGAAAGGATGCCGAAAACACCCCAGCGGGAGTTTACGGATATGTTCAACCTGCCCTATCATTCGGTCTGCACAACGTCGACACACGATATGACTCCGCTTCGTAACTGGTGGCATGAAGATCGTGAGAAGATACAGCGTTATTATAATGAAGTGTTATTACATGAAGGTACCGCTCCGGAAGACTGTACGGAAGAGCTGGCAACACAAATCGTGACCAACCATCTGGCAACAAATTCAATGCTGACTATCATCCCTATGCAGGATTGGTTTGCGATTGACGATTCCGTGAAGCGGAAAGATTTTGAGGCGGAACGTATCAACGTCCCGTCCAATTCAAATCATTATTGGTGTTACAGAATGCACATCACGTTGGAGAAACTGATCGAGACAGACAGCCTGAACAACAAAATAGCGGAACTGATTAGAAAGTCCGGGAGACGATAA
- a CDS encoding bactofilin family protein, producing the protein MGIKQKDENSAGGLHNTLAAGTTVKGNIITEADFRLDGQVEGDINCNGKIVIGPKGRVAGNIVSANAEVLGEVEGSVRVSEKLVLKATANIKGDVFAQSLEIEPNARFNGVCNMSGKKA; encoded by the coding sequence ATGGGAATAAAACAGAAAGATGAAAATTCCGCCGGTGGCCTACATAACACCCTAGCCGCCGGAACAACCGTTAAAGGTAATATTATTACAGAAGCTGATTTCAGACTGGACGGTCAGGTTGAAGGAGATATCAACTGCAACGGAAAGATCGTGATCGGTCCCAAAGGACGTGTGGCCGGTAATATCGTTTCTGCCAATGCAGAGGTGCTCGGAGAAGTAGAAGGTTCCGTGCGTGTCAGTGAAAAGCTAGTGCTGAAAGCTACTGCCAATATTAAAGGAGATGTGTTTGCACAATCACTGGAGATCGAGCCGAATGCTCGCTTCAACGGGGTTTGCAATATGTCAGGGAAAAAGGCCTGA
- a CDS encoding PNGase F N-terminal domain-containing protein produces the protein MTKKILLSFSLAGAMLLTACGHRELPAMGDYSVQVFHDTPVRFVPDQYGGYSEAGADSIYHLVNGRIILKKVTLPDYKRNVSVNLKVTIASNGDRWDKSGSCFILPKSSAINLLNIAKGEKQFPAIDSTKLENMIGIVSGEDYEPTVELMRFMTPFGVGHYSSSDDSLSSKRKPVYIDQWADSVSWEQNITDLYPLLEGGAYVGVFIDTWTAEGYIASVTIDVDESDITCDALTKRHVEPLMNTVYYIGQSYPDIFARKDVSTDFTIPAGAKNVRLKYIVTGHGGHDGGDEFVQKQNIISVDGKEVLDFIPWRNDCASFRRFNPATGVWLEKRLASYIGPKGYTEKEVEEPVASSDFSRSNWCPGSDVVPEEVELTDIQPGEHTLTVSIPEAQEVDGNKLNHWLVSAYLVWDE, from the coding sequence ATGACAAAGAAAATCTTATTATCATTCTCGCTGGCAGGAGCAATGTTATTGACAGCATGCGGCCATCGGGAATTGCCGGCAATGGGAGATTATTCTGTGCAGGTATTCCACGATACTCCGGTGAGGTTCGTGCCCGACCAGTACGGCGGGTATAGTGAAGCTGGTGCAGACAGCATCTATCACCTGGTGAACGGACGTATCATTTTGAAAAAGGTGACTTTGCCCGATTACAAACGTAACGTCTCCGTAAACCTGAAAGTAACGATTGCTTCCAACGGTGACCGTTGGGATAAGTCGGGTTCCTGCTTTATCCTGCCGAAATCGTCGGCAATCAATCTGTTGAACATTGCGAAGGGAGAGAAGCAGTTCCCGGCAATAGACAGTACGAAGCTGGAAAATATGATCGGTATCGTCTCCGGTGAAGACTATGAACCGACAGTCGAGCTGATGCGTTTCATGACTCCGTTCGGTGTAGGTCATTACAGCAGTTCGGACGACAGTCTGAGCAGTAAGCGTAAGCCTGTTTATATCGACCAGTGGGCCGATAGCGTAAGCTGGGAACAGAATATCACCGACCTGTATCCTTTGCTGGAAGGAGGCGCTTACGTAGGAGTCTTTATCGATACCTGGACAGCCGAGGGTTATATTGCCAGTGTGACGATTGATGTGGATGAGTCGGATATCACTTGTGATGCTTTGACAAAAAGACATGTCGAACCGTTGATGAACACTGTTTATTATATCGGACAATCCTATCCCGATATCTTTGCCCGCAAAGACGTGTCGACTGACTTTACCATCCCGGCAGGTGCGAAGAACGTTCGCCTGAAATATATCGTAACCGGGCATGGCGGCCATGATGGTGGTGACGAATTTGTTCAGAAGCAGAATATAATCTCGGTAGATGGAAAAGAAGTGCTTGACTTCATTCCCTGGCGTAACGACTGTGCATCTTTCCGCCGTTTCAATCCGGCAACCGGTGTGTGGTTGGAGAAGCGCCTGGCCTCTTATATCGGACCGAAAGGATATACGGAGAAAGAAGTGGAAGAACCTGTTGCTTCGTCCGACTTTTCCCGTTCCAACTGGTGTCCGGGTTCCGATGTCGTTCCCGAAGAAGTGGAACTGACCGATATCCAGCCGGGTGAACATACCCTGACGGTCAGCATCCCCGAAGCTCAGGAAGTAGATGGCAATAAGCTGAACCATTGGTTGGTTTCCGCCTACCTGGTTTGGGATGAATAA
- a CDS encoding MarC family protein, whose amino-acid sequence MDTLLPFALLCFTSFFTLTNPLGTMPVFLTMTNGMSDDERKTIVRRATIVSFITLMVFTFSGQFLFKFFGISTNGFRIAGGIIIFTIGFDMLQARYSKAKLKDEEVKTYVNDISVTPLAIPMLCGPGAIANGIMLMEDANTLIKKILLVSVIASVYFITFLILRASTRLNKYMGETGNNVMMRLMGLILMVIAVECFVSGFKPIMIDILQQANL is encoded by the coding sequence ATGGACACCTTACTCCCTTTCGCCCTTTTGTGCTTCACCTCCTTTTTTACACTGACAAACCCGTTGGGCACTATGCCGGTCTTTCTGACCATGACGAACGGGATGAGTGACGACGAACGTAAAACCATCGTCCGCCGTGCCACGATCGTGTCGTTTATCACCCTGATGGTCTTTACCTTCTCCGGACAATTCCTCTTTAAATTCTTTGGTATTTCTACGAATGGTTTCCGTATTGCCGGAGGTATTATTATCTTTACCATCGGATTTGACATGCTTCAGGCACGTTATTCCAAGGCAAAACTCAAAGACGAGGAGGTGAAAACCTATGTAAACGATATCTCTGTCACTCCGCTTGCCATCCCGATGCTTTGCGGTCCGGGCGCTATCGCCAACGGGATCATGCTGATGGAAGATGCGAATACATTGATAAAGAAGATACTGCTGGTCAGCGTGATCGCATCCGTCTACTTTATCACCTTCCTGATTCTCCGGGCATCCACCCGGCTGAATAAGTATATGGGAGAAACAGGCAACAACGTGATGATGCGTTTGATGGGCCTTATCCTGATGGTTATTGCCGTGGAATGCTTTGTAAGCGGTTTCAAGCCAATAATGATCGATATATTGCAACAAGCTAATTTATGA
- a CDS encoding adenosylcobalamin-dependent ribonucleoside-diphosphate reductase gives MNHKTYTFDEAFKASLDYFTGDELAAKVWVNKYALKDAFGNIYEESPNDMHHRLAKEIARVEKKYPNPLSEQELFELFDHFRYIVPQGSPMTGIGNDYQIASLSNCFVIGLDGEADSYGAIIRIDEEQVQLMKRRGGVGHDLSHIRPKGSPVKNSALTSTGLVPFMERYSNSTREVAQDGRRGALMLSVSIKHPDSESFIDAKMTEGKVTGANVSVKIDDDFMNSVVSGTPYTQQYPIDSENPTTKKEIDASALWKKIIHNAWKSAEPGVLFWDTILRESVPDTYADLGFRTVSTNPCGEIPLCPYDSCRLLAINLYSYVVNPFTKDAYFDFDLFKKHVALAQRIMDDIIDLESEKIEKILEKIDSDPESMEVKETERHLWEKIQKKTLQGRRTGVGITAEGDMIAALGLRYGTEEATECAEEIQKTLALEAYRSSVMMAKERGAFEIYDSKREEKNPFINRLREADPGLYEDMMKYGRRNIACLTIAPTGTTSLMTQTTSGIEPVFLPVYRRRRKVNPNDSAARVDFVDETGDAFEEYVVFHHKFVTWMLANGYSASKRYTQEEIDELVAKSPYYKATSNDVDWLQKVRMQGRIQKWVDHSISVTINLPADVTEELVDSLYVEAWKCGCKGCTVYRDGSRSGVLLSTEKKKKDKDDCNCMQPPVIVATRPRELEADVVKFQNNREKWIAFVGLLNGRPYEIFTGLADDDEGIMLPKNVSKGTIIKSYDEDGQKHYDFQFKNKRGYKMTIEGLDGKFDPEFWNYAKLISGVLRYGMPIDQVIKLVQGMELNNESINTWKNGVERALKKYLPNGTELKGQKCPNCGQETLIYQEGCLICTNCGASKCG, from the coding sequence GTGAACCATAAAACTTACACATTCGATGAAGCATTTAAGGCTTCACTGGACTACTTTACGGGCGACGAGCTTGCCGCGAAAGTATGGGTAAACAAGTATGCTTTGAAAGATGCATTCGGGAATATTTATGAGGAATCCCCTAATGATATGCATCACCGGTTGGCAAAAGAAATTGCCCGTGTAGAAAAGAAGTATCCTAATCCGCTGTCGGAACAGGAGCTTTTTGAATTATTTGATCATTTCCGCTATATCGTTCCGCAGGGAAGTCCGATGACGGGGATAGGCAATGATTATCAGATTGCCTCACTCTCTAATTGTTTTGTGATAGGATTGGATGGAGAAGCCGATTCATATGGTGCAATTATCCGGATTGATGAAGAACAGGTTCAGTTGATGAAGCGTCGTGGAGGTGTCGGACATGATTTGTCTCATATTCGTCCGAAAGGATCTCCTGTTAAAAACTCGGCTCTTACTTCTACCGGGTTGGTGCCGTTCATGGAACGTTACTCTAATTCTACACGCGAAGTGGCACAGGACGGACGTCGTGGTGCATTGATGTTGAGTGTGTCGATTAAGCATCCGGATTCTGAATCCTTTATCGATGCGAAGATGACAGAAGGTAAAGTAACCGGTGCAAACGTATCAGTAAAAATAGATGATGATTTTATGAATTCCGTAGTTAGCGGAACTCCATATACGCAGCAATATCCTATTGATTCGGAAAATCCTACCACTAAAAAAGAAATAGATGCTTCGGCTTTATGGAAGAAGATTATACATAATGCATGGAAGTCTGCCGAGCCAGGTGTTTTGTTCTGGGATACTATTTTACGTGAATCGGTTCCCGATACGTATGCCGACCTGGGCTTCCGTACGGTTTCTACTAATCCTTGTGGCGAGATACCACTTTGTCCGTATGATAGCTGTCGTTTATTGGCAATCAATCTTTATTCATACGTTGTGAATCCGTTTACAAAAGATGCTTACTTTGATTTTGACTTATTCAAAAAGCATGTAGCATTGGCACAGCGCATCATGGATGATATTATTGATCTTGAATCGGAAAAGATTGAAAAGATCCTTGAAAAGATCGATTCCGATCCGGAATCGATGGAAGTGAAGGAAACGGAACGTCATTTATGGGAAAAGATCCAGAAGAAAACATTACAGGGACGTCGTACCGGTGTGGGTATCACTGCAGAAGGTGATATGATCGCAGCTCTGGGACTACGTTATGGTACGGAAGAAGCTACTGAATGTGCTGAAGAAATTCAGAAGACACTGGCTTTGGAAGCTTACCGTTCTTCTGTAATGATGGCTAAGGAACGTGGCGCTTTTGAGATCTATGATTCAAAACGTGAAGAAAAGAATCCGTTTATCAACCGTCTGCGTGAAGCCGATCCGGGCTTGTATGAAGATATGATGAAATACGGACGTCGTAATATTGCCTGTCTGACCATTGCTCCTACGGGAACAACCAGTCTGATGACACAGACGACTTCCGGTATCGAGCCGGTCTTCCTTCCTGTGTACAGACGTCGTCGTAAGGTGAATCCGAATGATTCGGCAGCACGTGTAGACTTCGTTGATGAAACAGGGGATGCATTCGAAGAATATGTAGTATTCCATCATAAGTTTGTAACCTGGATGTTGGCCAATGGTTATTCCGCATCCAAGAGATATACCCAGGAAGAAATAGACGAACTGGTTGCTAAGTCACCTTATTATAAGGCTACATCCAATGATGTTGATTGGCTGCAGAAAGTCCGTATGCAGGGACGTATCCAGAAATGGGTAGACCATTCTATCAGTGTGACTATTAACCTGCCGGCTGACGTAACGGAAGAATTGGTCGATTCTTTGTATGTTGAAGCATGGAAGTGCGGATGTAAAGGATGTACGGTTTATCGTGACGGTTCCCGTTCGGGTGTATTGTTATCAACCGAGAAAAAGAAGAAGGACAAGGATGATTGCAATTGTATGCAGCCACCTGTTATTGTTGCTACTCGTCCGCGTGAGTTGGAAGCAGACGTTGTTAAGTTCCAGAATAACCGCGAAAAGTGGATTGCCTTTGTCGGCTTATTGAATGGACGTCCTTATGAGATTTTTACTGGTCTTGCAGACGATGATGAAGGTATCATGCTTCCGAAAAATGTATCGAAAGGTACGATTATCAAGAGTTATGATGAGGATGGACAGAAACATTACGACTTCCAGTTCAAGAACAAACGTGGTTATAAGATGACTATCGAAGGGCTGGATGGTAAGTTCGACCCAGAGTTCTGGAACTATGCAAAACTGATCTCCGGTGTATTGCGTTATGGTATGCCTATCGATCAGGTAATCAAGCTGGTTCAGGGAATGGAGTTAAACAACGAGTCTATCAATACCTGGAAGAATGGTGTTGAACGTGCCTTGAAGAAATACTTGCCGAATGGAACCGAGCTAAAAGGACAGAAATGTCCTAACTGTGGTCAGGAAACCCTGATCTACCAGGAAGGATGTCTGATTTGCACGAACTGTGGAGCATCAAAGTGTGGATAA
- a CDS encoding HAD family hydrolase: protein MEGIQVIGFDADDTLWINETYFLETEQKLRLLLASYVDGETVTAELFKTESRNMPLYGYGVKAYILSVMETAIRITDGKVPASVLEQILLLGKEQLSKPVELLDGVEETLNALVGRYRLIVVTKGDLLDQEQKLRRSGIEHLFHHVEIMSDKTDREYTSLLKHLDIRPEEFLMIGNSVRSDILPPLNLGSYAVHVPYATTWAHEQVNEPVINPRFFTVDSLWDIIPLLL, encoded by the coding sequence ATTGAAGGAATACAGGTGATTGGCTTCGATGCCGACGACACCCTTTGGATAAACGAAACTTATTTTCTGGAGACGGAGCAAAAACTCCGTCTTTTATTGGCTTCTTATGTAGACGGTGAAACTGTCACAGCCGAACTTTTCAAGACCGAAAGCCGCAACATGCCCCTTTATGGTTATGGGGTGAAGGCTTATATCCTTTCAGTGATGGAAACGGCCATCCGTATCACCGACGGTAAAGTTCCGGCCAGCGTACTAGAGCAAATACTTTTGCTCGGAAAAGAACAACTCTCCAAACCTGTTGAACTTTTGGATGGAGTGGAGGAGACCCTCAACGCCCTTGTGGGCCGTTACCGCCTGATCGTTGTCACCAAAGGCGACCTGCTCGACCAGGAGCAGAAACTACGCCGTTCGGGTATCGAACATCTTTTTCACCATGTAGAAATAATGAGCGACAAGACCGACCGCGAATACACTTCTTTATTGAAGCATCTGGATATCCGTCCCGAAGAATTTCTGATGATCGGCAACTCTGTCCGTTCCGATATCCTTCCCCCGCTAAATCTCGGCAGTTATGCCGTTCACGTACCTTATGCGACTACCTGGGCGCACGAACAAGTGAACGAGCCTGTTATCAATCCGCGTTTCTTTACGGTGGATTCTTTGTGGGACATAATCCCATTGCTTCTTTGA